In Scatophagus argus isolate fScaArg1 chromosome 5, fScaArg1.pri, whole genome shotgun sequence, a genomic segment contains:
- the cfap45 gene encoding cilia- and flagella-associated protein 45: protein MRLGSSSRSSRSSSDSRRYRKLAPTSQVDETLFGSSTPASSEPDKRVKSASKPKNESQRNQDEEPVQIITKDLIRSLRIPFKDPPGESIILPSAEFERITSACRVLTKEEKVAQKEAYQMKKEADIRAIEERKRQIFEADLSRKENKALTELELEAQEHAQHLVERANVLRMEQEEEIKQLNQLILGAQCQATRDAQIQEKKQIQTELLDEEKRLDAMMEVERRKALESEEQIDDLRKHQRISGMQQIYDQIQKRLEDQKMQEEMKEQERQQIQEQQEKMNLEDLKALEKKKEEQQHLQEEIMRINAETMRAKEQRREEEKLADMRDVEYIRNKLEREAEYEAEQRRIKKEKELEIARMRARQEKAKDYKAEQDELRARRHQESVDREWRQKEKELAAKKAQEEAMLRADRSEQVHRKEHLLSIEAGREKAEFEMVLKAQQEASIKDKEEEEKRRQKAHRHAEAIRHQVKERELSAIAKRKEIFKDAERLIEEARQRRMRLEEVREKKLKELKATGLSEKYCSEVERKARPYIL, encoded by the exons ATG AGACTAGGATCCAGCTCAAGGTCTTCAAGGAGCAGCTCTGATAGCCGCCGCTACCGCAAGCTGGCACCTACCTCTCAGGTGGACGAAACCCTGTTTGGGAGCTCAACACCA GCATCATCGGAGCCGGACAAACGTGTAAAGTCAGCCTCTAAACCCAAGAATGAGTCCCAGAGGAACCAAGACGAGGAGCCTGTTCAAATCATCACCAAAGACCTCATTCGCAGTCTCAG GATCCCATTCAAGGATCCTCCTGGAGAATCCATTATTCTGCCTTCAGCTGAGTTTGAGCGGATCACCTCAGCATGCCGGGTCCTCACCAAGGAGGAGAAGGTGGCCCAGAAGGAGGCTTATCAGATGAAGAAAGAGGCAGACATT AGAGCTATAGAAGAAAGGAAGCGACAGATCTTTGAAGCTGACCTGTCCCGTAAGGAGAACAAGGCCCTGACTGAGCTGGAGCTCGAGGCCCAGGAGCATGCCCAGCACCTGGTGGAGCGGGCCAATGTGTTAAGGATGGAGCAAGAGGAAGAGATAAAGCAGCTCAACCAG TTGATTCTTGGTGCTCAGTGTCAAGCTACACGTGATGCCCAGATTCAGGAGAAGaaacagatacagacagagTTGTTAGACGAGGAGAAGCGTCTGGATGCCATGATGGAGGTGGAACGCCGCAAAGCATTGGAGTCTGAGGAGCAGATTGATGACCTGCGCAAGCACCAGAGGATCAG TGGGATGCAACAAATTTACGACCAGATTCAAAAACGTCTGGAGGACCAGAAAATgcaggaggagatgaaagagcaagagagacagcagatccaggagcagcaggagaaaatgaACCTGGAAGACCTCAAG GCcttggagaagaagaaggaggagcaacaacatctgcaggaagAGATCATGCGCATTAATGCCGAGACCATGCGGGCCAAAGAGCAGcgaagagaggaggagaagctggcTGACATGAGGGATGTGGAGTACATCCGAAACAAACTG GAGCGAGAGGCAGAATATGAAGCAGAACAGAGACGAatcaagaaagagaaagagctcGAGATTGCCAGGATGAGGGCTCGCCAGGAAAAGGCTAAAGACTATAAGGCAGAGCAG GATGAGCTCCGTGCTCGAAGGCACCAAGAAAGTGTAGACCGAGAATGgaggcaaaaagagaaagagctgGCTGCGAAGAAGGCTCAGGAAGAAGCCATGCTGAGGGCAGATCGCTCAGAGCAGGTTCATCGAAAAGAGCACCTCCTCTCAATCGAGGCTGGCAGGGAGAAGGCGGAGTTTGAGATGGTGCTCAA AGCTCAACAGGAAGCAAGCATcaaagacaaggaggaggaggagaagaggcgTCAGAAAGCGCATCGTCACGCAGAGGCCATCCGACATCAGGTGAAGGAACGTGAGCTGTCAGCCATAGCCAAGCGCAAAGAGATCTTCAAGGACGCTGAGCGGTTGATTGAAGAAGCCCGGCAGAGACGTATGCGCCTCGAGGAGGTCAGagagaagaagctgaaagaGCTCAA GGCAACAGGGCTCTCggaaaaatactgcagtgaaGTGGAAAGGAAGGCCCGGCCCTACATACtttga
- the slc37a4a gene encoding glucose-6-phosphate exchanger SLC37A4a — MSAAASAQWILKQSSLSQGAEVCRTAGACSVLWICPLFFPVFCYSYRSKSAAMASASYGYYRGTIFLAMFVGYTLYYFNRKTFSFVMPSLMQEIKLDKDDLGMITSSQSLAYAISKFISGVLSDQISARWLFSIGLCMVGGINVFFSWSSTVAVFSALWFLNGLGQGLGWPPCGRVLRKWFEPSQFGTWWSVLSCSMNLAGSFGPIIATVLAQSYSWRTILSVSGMICVAFSLICLLLIKNEPKDVGLPNIEAAAKKSKGGSSSDESTLSEFLLSPYLWLLSVSYLVVFGVKTVCTDWGQLFLIQDKGQSTLIGSSYMSALEVGGLLGSLAAGFLSDKAVAKQGMRIHGNPRHFILICMMAGMFVSMYLFRVTVTPDSSQVWILSLGVAFGFSSYGPIALFGVIANESAPSNYCGTSHAIVALMANIGGFLSGLPFSTIAKHHGWETAFWVAEITCGITTIGFFLLRNIRTKMGHVPKKAD; from the exons ATGTCAGCGGCTGCTTCTGCACAGTGGATCCTGAAGCAAAGTTCACTGTCACAGGGAGCAGAAGTCTGTCGGACGGCAGGAGCTTGCTCCGTCCTCTGGATTTGTCCCctattttttccagttttttgcTATTCTTATAGGAGTAAATCTGCAGCCATGGCTTCAGCAAGTTATGGATACTACAGAGGCACTATATTTCTGGCCATGTTTGTTGGTTACACGTTGTACTACTTTAACAGAAAGACTTTCTCCTTTGTGATGCCTTCTCTAATGCAAGAAATTAAGCTGGACAAGGATGACCTGG GCATGATCACCAGCAGTCAATCTTTGGCCTACGCTATCAGTAAGTTCATCAGTGGCGTGCTTTCAGACCAAATCAGCGCCCGCTGGCTCTTCTCTATTGGCCTGTGCATGGTGGGAGGCATCAACGTGTTCTTCTCCTGGTCCTCCACTGTCGCAGTCTTCTCTGCCCTGTGGTTCCTTAACGGTCTGGGCCAGGGCCTCGGCTGGCCTCCCTGCGGCAGAGTGCTACGCAAG tggTTTGAGCCCTCTCAGTTCGGGACGTGGTGGTCAGTTCTCTCCTGCAGCATGAATCTGGCTGGCAGCTTTGGCCCCATCATTGCCACAGTGCTGGCCCAGAGTTACAGCTGGAGGACGATTCTGTCGGTATCTGGAATGATCTGTGTAGCGTTCTCCCTCATTTGTCTCCTGCTCATCAAGAACGAGCCTAAGGATGTGGGGCTGCCCAATATAGAGGCAGCAGCCAAGAAGAGCAAAGGAG gaTCCTCCAGTGATGAAAGCACCCTGTCCGAGTTCCTACTGTCACCCTACCtgtggctgctgtctgtgtcctACCTGGTGGTGTTTGGGGTGAAGACGGTCTGCACTGACTGGGGCCAGCTGTTTCTCATTCAGGACAAGGGCCAGTCTACGCTTATTG GTAGCTCATACATGAGTGCCCTGGAGGTTGGAGGTCTGTTGGGAAGTCTCGCAGCAGGTTTCCTTTCTGACAAGGCTGTGGCCAAA CAAGGCATGAGAATCCATGGCAACCCTCGCCATTTCATCCTGATCTGCATGATGGCTGGAATGTTTGTGTCCATGTACCTGTTCAGGGTCACAGTTACTCCTGACAGCTCACAG GTGTGGATACTCAGCTTGGGTGTTGCTTTCGGTTTCTCCTCGTATGGACCAATAGCATTGTTTGGAGTTATAGCCAATGAGAGCGCCCCATCCAACTACTGCGGGACATCACACGCCATTGTTGCCCTGATGGCCAACA TTGGTGGCTTCCTGTCCGGACTACCGTTCAGCACCATTGCAAAGCACCACGGCTGGGAAACGGCCTTCTGGGTAGCAGAGATCACCTGTGGGATCACCACTATTGGATTCTTCCTGCTGCGCAACATCCGAACAAAGATGGGTCACGTGCCCAAGAAGGCAGACtaa
- the trappc4 gene encoding trafficking protein particle complex subunit 4 — translation MVIFSVYVVNKAGGLIYQYDNYVPRTEVEKTFSYPLDLVLKHHDEKVVVSFGQRDGIRVGHALLSINGVDVVGKNTAEGKDILEYLKDPANYPVSIRFGRARLSSNEKLMLASMFHSLFAIGSQLSPEVGSSGIEMLETDVFKLHCFQTLTGIKFIVLADPRQSGIDALLRKIYEIYSDFALKNPFYSLEMPIRCELFDQNLKSSLEIAEKAGNFGAGS, via the exons ATGGTGATCTTCAGTGTCTATGTGGTAAACAAGGCTGGAGGTTTAATTTACCAATATGACAATTATGTCCCGAGGACGGAGGTTGAGAAGACATTCAGCTATCCTTTAGATTTAGTGCTTAAACATCACGATGAAAAGGTCGTCGTATCTTTTGGACAGCGGGACGGAATCAGAG TGGGCCATGCATTGCTGTCCATCAATGGAGTCGATGTGGTCGGAAAGAACACAGCTGAAGGAAAAGACATCTTGGAATACTTAAAGGATCCCGCAAATTATCCAGTGTCTATTCGCTTTGGACGGGCACGCCTGAGCTCCAATGAGAAGCTGATGCTAGCATCTATGTTCCACTC GTTGTTTGCTATAGGCTCCCAGCTGTCCCCTGAAGTTGGCAGTTCAGGGATCGAGATGCTAGAAACGGACGTCTTCAAGCTCCACTGTTTCCAGACTTTGACAG GGATAAAGTTCATTGTGTTGGCAGATCCTCGCCAGTCTGGTATTGATGCACTATTGAGGAAAATCTATGAGATTTATTCAGATTTTGCCCTCAAGAACCCATTTTATTCTCTGGAAATGCCAATCAG gTGTGAACTCTTTGATCAGAATCTGAAGAGTTCATTGGAGATTGCGGAGAAAGCTGGCAACTTTGGAGCTGGATCCTGA
- the rps25 gene encoding 40S ribosomal protein S25: protein MPPKQDKKKDTGKSKKDKDPVNKSGGKAKKKKWSKGKVRDKLNNLVLFDKATYDKLYKEVPNYKLITPAVVSERLKIRGSLARNALQELLAKGMIKLVSKHRAQLIYTRNTKGGDEEAAAEKA, encoded by the exons ATG CCTCCCAAGCAAGACAAGAAGAAGGACACTGGGAAGTCCAAGAAGGACAAGGACCCAGTCAACAAGTCTGGAGGCAAAGCCAAGAAGAAG AAGTGGTCCAAGGGAAAAGTGAGGGATAAGCTCAACAACCTGGTGCTCTTCGACAAGGCGACCTACGACAAGCTGTACAAAGAAGTTCCCAACTACAAACTCATCACCCCCGCTGTTGTGTCAGAGAGGCTGAAGATCCGTGGCTCCCTGGCCAGGAATGCCCTGCAGGAACTGCTTGCCAAAG GCATGATCAAACTGGTGTCCAAACACAGAGCACAGCTGATTTACACACGTAACACCAAGGGTGGAGAcgaggaggcagcagcagagaaggcATAA